One genomic region from Leguminivora glycinivorella isolate SPB_JAAS2020 chromosome 8, LegGlyc_1.1, whole genome shotgun sequence encodes:
- the LOC125229221 gene encoding probable 28S ribosomal protein S6, mitochondrial, which translates to MPSYELALMLRAMPKPELKTALKRVSHAIFNRGGIIRDIENLGFRAMPYKTSAHGLVHREANYFVFKIDTATQAVADLKEEYSRDVDIVRQRVYKVPTESDHKCTLERELLPPAYREEVQKMIEVGKTQVNRFTYKFKYNSGLDYYPFQK; encoded by the coding sequence ATGCCTAGTTACGAGTTAGCGTTAATGTTACGGGCCATGCCGAAACCTGAATTGAAAACAGCACTTAAACGTGTTTCACATGCCATATTTAATCGCGGAGGTATCATACGAGATATCGAGAACTTGGGTTTTCGTGCAATGCCGTACAAAACAAGTGCTCACGGTTTAGTTCATCGAGAAGCAAACTATTTCGTGTTCAAGATTGATACAGCAACACAAGCTGTAGCTGATCTGAAAGAAGAATATAGCAGAGATGTAGATATAGTGCGGCAGCGTGTGTACAAGGTTCCAACAGAGAGCGATCACAAGTGCACCCTGGAGAGAGAACTGTTGCCGCCTGCTTACCGAGAAGAAGTCCAGAAAATGATAGAAGTTGGAAAGACTCAGGTCAACCGGTTTActtacaaatttaaatataattctGGTTTGGACTATTATCCGTTCCAAAAGTAA